Below is a window of uncultured Cohaesibacter sp. DNA.
TGTCATCAACGAGTTGAGGCTTGTTGATGTTGGGCATCTGATTTCTTATGTCTTTACGGATTCTCATGCCAATATCGGCGATATTCTTGCCTCTTCGGCTGAATTATTCTTCAAGCCGAATAGTCTGGACTATCGCGATGAGGCCAAGGCAGAAATCGATTGGGACGGGCCACCAAGCATCTCTCTTGAATTGAAATTCCGGCATCAGGATCTGACGGTCCGCTTTGCCCTGCTGCTGTCTGGCGAAGCATCGGATATTTCGATCAGGACGATACGCTATGACGATGGCGAGGACGGTAGCCAGTTTGATATCGACCGCTTTGTCGCCGTGCTGTCGGACGCCCATATTCGCCAGCCATCAAGAGAATGGTCGGCAAGCGGGCTGTTGATGTAGCCCGGAATGACCGACCCACAACGCCAGATATAGCCAGATATCGCAGAAGGCCGGGAGACGCCGGTCGCGGTCTGCCTTGCTGATCGTCTGATGAAACAGCCGGAGACGTTTCCGCCCCCGGCTGACAGATGGTCAAACCCTGTTGCTTGCGGTTCTATAGAAACGGTTTTGCCCGTTCCCTCAGATCGTCCAGATCCGGCTCGGCAGGATTTCTCGGCTCGCCCGGATGAATGATGGAGACCTGACAACCTTCCGCCGCTTCCACCAGCTGACGATAGGTGCCAGCATCCGGGTCGGCGATATAGGCCTGCATATTCTCGTCATAGCCGAACAGCCGGTCATTGATCTGGCGGCATTCATTGCAAGTGGTGCAACGCGCCGTTTCGATCCATGGCATGCCGTCGAGCACTTCGGCAGCAGCGCTGCCGTCATCATCCGCCTCCGGTTGGCTGTCCACGCATTGGGCGGGAGGCTCGGCGACAGGCTCTTTCTGGGCTGCCGGGGCAGGGGAGATGCCTTCGCTGGATAATTCCGCCAACAGGGCTTCCCGCTTGCGTCGTTCCTCTGCCAGTTTGGCCAGCACGAGGGAATTATTGATCCCCGCCAGCTCCTGCAGCCGGTTCCATGCGTCCTTGCAACGCCGGGCGGCGACGACGATCTTTTCATCAAGCACGACGCGCATCAGGCTGTCTTCGGGATCGATGCCCCAAAGATAGGCGCGCTTGACGTCATCGCTGGCCCCGGATCTTTCCAGCCATTCCTCGAACGGCACCATATCGCCGCTCAAGTCTTCTTGCCCGGCCTTCTGGCAGAAGCGATGATAGCGCGTGTCGGCGAGGGCAAAGTCGCCAAGCGTGAAACGGACCCTTTCCTGCTTGCGCACACCGGCCGGATCTTCATATTGCAAACCATGCTCGGTCCAGTCTGCCTCCACTTGCGGGTTGGCTGAAAGATCAAACCGGCTGGCCAGATCCTTGCCTGCCGACGGGTCATAGGAGAAATTCGGGAAAATGCGCGATTCCGTCGCCGCCGCCGCCAGAATATAGGCCGGGACACCGGGAACGCTGCTGGTTGCACCCGAATAGATGGAGAACATGGCCGGACCGCCATAATGCATGGCGCGGACCAGATCATCCTGCATACGCACCATATGGGCGCTGGAGCCCTGCACCACGAAGGCATTGTTGATGCCCATGGCCATGGAGGCAAGGCGCGTATTGCCCGCACCGAAGGAATTGCGCGGCGGCACCGGTGACGTCGGCCCGAGAATGTCGTCCACCTGAATCATCACCTTGATCGGCAGCCCGCAGGCGAGCGCCTCATAGGCGCGGGCTATCTCGGAGGAATTGGTGACGCCATCACGCAGGAAGATCATGGCAGGCGGCAGGAAGGCCATCTGCTCCTGCGTGAGATCGCTCTCATCGAAGCTGGCAAAGACCGCATCATGCAAGTGAGGCACATATTTGTTCTCGACTTCCATTTCAGCAATGGCCAGCGCCTTGGTAAATTCGATAACGCTTGGCAGGCGATCCCGATAGGCATCCAGCGCTTCGGTGCAGCTTTGGAAGACATAGCTGTAGCAAGCCGCCTTTTCCGGATAATTATGGGTTGCCCGACCCGGCCCGAAAAAGGCCTGTGTCTGCAGCACCTGCAACACATGCCTGATGCGGGACACCCGTTCCGCTGGCAGCCGGTCCTCCGGGCGTTGTCGATGCAGGATGTTCGACAGGACACTGAAATCGATCGACTTGTCACCATCCAGCCCCATCGATTGGGCAAGGGCCTCGGGGCTATGGGCCTCATCGGATTTGATATGGTCCGATTTCAGAATATCATTGAGCCGCAATACCAGCCGGTCGACCTTGTAGCGGAATTTGCGCGCCCGGGCCAGATGCATGGATTGCCAGACATGGGCGAGCAGCTTGCCCGGCGTCAGCTCCGAGCAACCTATGACCCGGCCATCGAGCCGGATGGATTGCCATGCCCGATCAAGAGCCTGATCGAGAGGCCCAAAGGCCGACTGGCCGCTTTCGGCCACCAGTTCCGCCTCACAGATGCGCCAAAGCTCGGAGAGCCGTTCCTCCGAGCCCTGAGCGACCTTGTCGCGCATGCGCTGTTCCAGCCGCAGCACCTGCTGGCGCAATTCTTCCCCGTCCGGACCCTTGCGGGCGATCAGGCGCAAGGCCTCATCCACGATCTGGCAGAGCGGAACAAGCGGTCGTTCCACCTCTTCCCCGTCCACCAGAACGAGCGGATAGTCATAGCGCAAGCTGTCGAGCGCCTTGTAGCGGCCAAACAGTGCCGGCCGAAGGGCCGTCAGCGCCGCCCCGTCAATGGATGCATCTTCAAGCTGTCCCTGAGGGGCCGTAGAAATTTGAGTCACCTGCATGATCGGTCACTCCCCGTTTGCGGAGGCATGCTGGCCTTCAGGCCAGATACCAACCTTGTCGAATTCTTCATTGAGGACGGTTTCCACCAGTTGCGGTGTGCTTGGCCGTTTGCCCTTGCGCAATTCGTCATAGCAAGGCACATCCGGGTTGGAATAAAGCACGCCGACCGGAATTTCCTCCTCCAGCATCGCAAGCGCCTGCGCCCGATTGAGATCAAGCGGGTTATGGGTCTCCTGATTCTTGTAGATGCGGGACAATTCCGGCTTCAGCCGCAAGCCATCCGAATGGGTCAGCATCCGCACCCGCAAGGGATCCTGCACCGCTGCATCGAAATGATGGTTCATGAAGTTCGGGCACCGCTGCAGAATGCGGATGAAGGAAAAGCCCTTGTGATGATAGGCCTTGGAAAGCACATCATAGAGCAGTTCCGGAATCCAGTCCGGCACCTGCGCCACGAAGGACACGTTGGAAATGCCCAGCGTGACGCTTAGCGGATTGAGCGGGTTGAGCGTGGCCCCGAACGGGGTGGTGTTGCTCTTGAGCCCCTTTGGCGATGTCGGCGAGGCCTGCTTCTTCGTCAGGCCATAGACATTATTGTCATGCAATATCAGCGTCATATTCATATTGTAACGCACCGCATGCAGCCAGTGCGCCGCACCGATGGAGCAGCAGTCGCCATCCCCCGTGGTCACGAAGACATTGAGATCGGGCCGACGGATCTTGATCCCTTCCGCGATTGGCAGGGCGCGACCGTGAATGCCATGAAAGCCATAGGCATTCATATAGTGCGGCAGGCGCGAGGCGCAGCCGATGCCCGAAACGCACACGGTCTTTTCCGGTGGCAACTGCTCATCCCGGCATAGCCGCTGCATGGCGGTCAGAATGGCATTGTCACCGCAGCCGGTGCACCAGCGCGGAGTGATAGAGCTTTGATAGTCGGCAATCTGATAGTCGGTTTGCACCATCTGCATCAGACATTGGCTCATGGAAGCAGTCATCCTATTGCCCTCCCGCCGTTTGCTGTTTGTCTTGGTCGAGTTTGGCCAGAGCGGCCGCCATGATTTCCGATGGCTTGAGCGGTTGGCCGCGAGCATTGCCCCAGCAATCCACATCCACCAGCCAGCGCGAGCGCAGCAGCATGGCCAGATGGGAATAACGGCGGTTGGACTCGTCAATCAGCGGATCGCTCTTGGGGTCGTTCCAGTTATTCTCGATTGTCATGACCTTGCCGAAGCTCTTCATCACCGCATCGATACCGCTGGCCATTGGCTGGAGATATTTGAGATGCAGCGACGAGACCTTATGGCCCTTCTCCCGCATCAGCTTGACGGCTTCCTCGATGGCACCGCGGGTGCTGCCCCAGCCGATCAGCAGAAGGTCGCCTTCCTCATCGCCATAAACCGGAGCCAGACGCAGGGATTTCTGCAGCGCGGCCAGCTTGCGGCTGCGGTTGAGCAGGCCTTCCTCATTGATCTGCGGATCATAGGCAACATGGCTGTCCCGATCATGGGCAAGGCCGGTAAGGCAATGCATGCCGTTGGGCTGGCCGGGAATGAAGCGGGTGGCAATGCCGGTGCGCTCGTCCCAGTCATAAGGGTGGGCGTCTACAGGTACTGCGCTCTGATTGACCGGAGGGGCCAGCCAGTCGGCATTGAAGACGGGCCTGTCAAAGGGCTGTTGCGCCGTTGACAGGGCCGCATCGGACAGGATGACCACCACCATGTTGAAGGTCTCGGCAATCTTGCGCGCGGTGATGACCGAATAGAAGCAGTCCTCGATCGAATCCACCGCCATGACCACCTTGGGGGCATCGCCATGGCTGCCAAACATCGCCGCCATCAGGTCGCCCTGTTCAACCTTGGTTGGCAGGCCGGTGGAAGGGCCGCCGCGCTGCACGTCGATGACAACAAGAGGGATTTCCGCCATCACCGCAAGGCCAATGGCTTCCTGCTTGAGCGACAGGCCCGGGCCGGACGTGATGGTCACCGAGCATTTGCCCGCATAGGAAGCGCCAATGGCGAAGGTTGCCGCCGAGATTTCATCTTCGGCCTGATGCACCACACAGCCGACCTTCTCGAAGATGGTCGAAAGATAGTGCGAGGCAGAGGTCGCAGGCGTGATCGGATACATCGAGCAGACTTCCATACCCGAAGCCACCACGCCGAGAGCCAGCGCCGCGTTGCCGTTGGTCACGATCTGCGGCTTGACCACGGGGGCTGCCGGGATCATGTAGCGAATGCCGAGATTTTCCGCAGCCCAGGCGCGCCCGGCGGCGAGAAGCTCGAGGTTGGCATCGACGATCTTCTGGTCCTTTTTGGCAAAGGTCAGCCGGACTTGCGCCTCGGCCAGATCATTGTCGAGGCTGTAGATCGTGCAAAGGATACCGAGCACGAACATATTCTTGCCCTTGGTCGCGTCCGGCACATATTTGTGACATTCCGTTTCCATCGGAATTTCAAACAGCTTGTATCCGGCAGCGCGGACTTCAGCCGTCACCCGCGCGTAATTCTGGGCGATGGCCGGGTCCTTGTTGCTCTTCCACATTTCCTCGATGAGGATGGTGGCGCCCGGCTTGATCTCGTTGGCCTGCAGGCGGCTCAGAAGCACCTGCTCGTTGAAGGCGATGACCAGATCGGCCTTGTCGCCGACATTGGTCACCTTGTGCGCCGCCATGCGCACGCGGTTGCCGCTGGCACCCGCAATGGAGCGGTGCGGCGGCTGGATCTCGGCCGGGATGATCTCCACGGTCCAGATTCCGTGCCC
It encodes the following:
- a CDS encoding 2-oxoacid:acceptor oxidoreductase subunit alpha; protein product: MTEYGMQTSTHDAPPSEAGTTSRKLPANGPAEVIQEHIVEIVSDSGEGAQRCGQSLASIAARSGHGIWTVEIIPAEIQPPHRSIAGASGNRVRMAAHKVTNVGDKADLVIAFNEQVLLSRLQANEIKPGATILIEEMWKSNKDPAIAQNYARVTAEVRAAGYKLFEIPMETECHKYVPDATKGKNMFVLGILCTIYSLDNDLAEAQVRLTFAKKDQKIVDANLELLAAGRAWAAENLGIRYMIPAAPVVKPQIVTNGNAALALGVVASGMEVCSMYPITPATSASHYLSTIFEKVGCVVHQAEDEISAATFAIGASYAGKCSVTITSGPGLSLKQEAIGLAVMAEIPLVVIDVQRGGPSTGLPTKVEQGDLMAAMFGSHGDAPKVVMAVDSIEDCFYSVITARKIAETFNMVVVILSDAALSTAQQPFDRPVFNADWLAPPVNQSAVPVDAHPYDWDERTGIATRFIPGQPNGMHCLTGLAHDRDSHVAYDPQINEEGLLNRSRKLAALQKSLRLAPVYGDEEGDLLLIGWGSTRGAIEEAVKLMREKGHKVSSLHLKYLQPMASGIDAVMKSFGKVMTIENNWNDPKSDPLIDESNRRYSHLAMLLRSRWLVDVDCWGNARGQPLKPSEIMAAALAKLDQDKQQTAGGQ
- a CDS encoding ferredoxin — encoded protein: MQVTQISTAPQGQLEDASIDGAALTALRPALFGRYKALDSLRYDYPLVLVDGEEVERPLVPLCQIVDEALRLIARKGPDGEELRQQVLRLEQRMRDKVAQGSEERLSELWRICEAELVAESGQSAFGPLDQALDRAWQSIRLDGRVIGCSELTPGKLLAHVWQSMHLARARKFRYKVDRLVLRLNDILKSDHIKSDEAHSPEALAQSMGLDGDKSIDFSVLSNILHRQRPEDRLPAERVSRIRHVLQVLQTQAFFGPGRATHNYPEKAACYSYVFQSCTEALDAYRDRLPSVIEFTKALAIAEMEVENKYVPHLHDAVFASFDESDLTQEQMAFLPPAMIFLRDGVTNSSEIARAYEALACGLPIKVMIQVDDILGPTSPVPPRNSFGAGNTRLASMAMGINNAFVVQGSSAHMVRMQDDLVRAMHYGGPAMFSIYSGATSSVPGVPAYILAAAATESRIFPNFSYDPSAGKDLASRFDLSANPQVEADWTEHGLQYEDPAGVRKQERVRFTLGDFALADTRYHRFCQKAGQEDLSGDMVPFEEWLERSGASDDVKRAYLWGIDPEDSLMRVVLDEKIVVAARRCKDAWNRLQELAGINNSLVLAKLAEERRKREALLAELSSEGISPAPAAQKEPVAEPPAQCVDSQPEADDDGSAAAEVLDGMPWIETARCTTCNECRQINDRLFGYDENMQAYIADPDAGTYRQLVEAAEGCQVSIIHPGEPRNPAEPDLDDLRERAKPFL
- a CDS encoding thiamine pyrophosphate-dependent enzyme, whose translation is MTASMSQCLMQMVQTDYQIADYQSSITPRWCTGCGDNAILTAMQRLCRDEQLPPEKTVCVSGIGCASRLPHYMNAYGFHGIHGRALPIAEGIKIRRPDLNVFVTTGDGDCCSIGAAHWLHAVRYNMNMTLILHDNNVYGLTKKQASPTSPKGLKSNTTPFGATLNPLNPLSVTLGISNVSFVAQVPDWIPELLYDVLSKAYHHKGFSFIRILQRCPNFMNHHFDAAVQDPLRVRMLTHSDGLRLKPELSRIYKNQETHNPLDLNRAQALAMLEEEIPVGVLYSNPDVPCYDELRKGKRPSTPQLVETVLNEEFDKVGIWPEGQHASANGE